From Propionispora vibrioides, one genomic window encodes:
- a CDS encoding lactate utilization protein, producing METVKQWHQAAVGQRVVAALQKNDFDARYVSTLAEAADFIMEQVSPGMKVGFGGSMTIKDMGIQEKVQAAGGTVLDHGTPGLTREEAVAVAREELLSDLYLCSSNAVTLDGRLVNIDGMGNRVSALSFGPKKVIVVLGINKVCQDEAAAFERLETIASPMNNKRLDIPNPCTKTGVCMDCQGPTRICRVYSVIRRKPVATDMTVVIVGENGGY from the coding sequence ATGGAAACAGTAAAGCAATGGCATCAGGCGGCTGTCGGCCAACGGGTTGTGGCAGCGTTGCAGAAAAACGATTTTGACGCCCGGTATGTGTCTACCTTGGCGGAGGCGGCCGATTTCATCATGGAGCAGGTAAGTCCAGGTATGAAAGTGGGCTTTGGCGGTTCGATGACCATCAAGGACATGGGCATACAGGAAAAGGTCCAGGCTGCCGGTGGTACCGTTCTGGATCATGGGACGCCGGGACTGACACGGGAAGAAGCGGTGGCAGTGGCCAGAGAGGAATTGCTTAGCGATCTCTATCTGTGCAGCAGCAACGCGGTTACCTTAGACGGCAGGCTGGTGAATATCGACGGGATGGGAAACCGGGTGAGTGCGCTCAGCTTCGGTCCGAAAAAAGTGATTGTGGTGCTGGGCATCAATAAAGTGTGCCAGGATGAAGCGGCGGCTTTTGAACGGCTGGAAACGATTGCTTCTCCCATGAACAACAAACGGCTGGACATCCCTAATCCCTGCACCAAAACCGGGGTTTGCATGGACTGTCAGGGGCCCACTCGTATTTGCCGGGTTTATTCGGTCATCAGAAGAAAACCGGTGGCAACGGATATGACAGTGGTCATAGTGGGCGAAAACGGCGGTTATTAA
- a CDS encoding PrkA family serine protein kinase, producing the protein MNGFDFASMIQKDRSERKHQQFSGTLLDYLSIVKENPKVTMLAHQRMYELLSGPGAEAVKTEENSRLKRIHGSTVLKRYAFFANDFYGIDKSIMQLMRYFHSAALKGEEARQVLYLVGPVGAGKSSLMEALKKALEMSPPIYVLQDCPMREEPLHLIPKHLRPQFEELLGIKIEGDLCPVCRHRLKHEFHGEYEKFPVTMSEFSIRSRKGVGVVPPVDPNNQDTSVLSGSVDISKMDLYAEDDPRVMALNGAFNVGNRGIVEFIEVFKNDVEYLHTMITATQEKSIPSPGKGSMIYFDGIILAHSNESEWNRFKSDHTNEAILDRIVKVEVPYCLELDEEVKIYRKILKNSSFAAHIAPHTIEVASMFAILSRLTPSAKVDALTKLKIYNGEEIVEKGSTKKVDVTELRDEARREGMSGISTRFIMKALGAALAEAENDCINPIAVLDTLVKAVKDMAVADDERKRYLSFLQDVLKKEYNKILEKEVTKAFIHGYQEQAESLFNNYLDHAEAFVNATKIKDRNTGEELEPDVKFLQSIEEQIGIGGTAALGFRQDVTAYMFSLLRNGAKIDYRSYEPLKEAIEKKLTVSVKELSRVVTKARVRDGEQDGKYNAMVEEMKRNGYCDHCCNVILKYAANNLWKD; encoded by the coding sequence ATGAATGGTTTTGATTTTGCCAGCATGATTCAAAAAGATCGCAGTGAGAGGAAGCATCAGCAGTTTAGCGGTACCTTGCTGGATTATCTGTCGATTGTCAAAGAAAACCCGAAAGTGACTATGCTGGCTCACCAGCGCATGTATGAACTGTTGTCCGGTCCTGGTGCCGAGGCCGTCAAAACGGAGGAAAACTCCAGACTGAAACGGATTCATGGCAGTACGGTTCTGAAACGGTACGCTTTCTTTGCCAATGATTTTTACGGGATTGACAAGAGTATCATGCAGTTGATGCGCTATTTCCACTCGGCGGCCCTGAAAGGGGAGGAAGCCCGCCAGGTGCTCTATCTGGTAGGTCCGGTCGGTGCAGGCAAATCGTCCTTGATGGAGGCTTTGAAAAAAGCGCTGGAAATGAGTCCGCCCATCTATGTATTGCAGGACTGCCCGATGCGGGAAGAACCGCTGCATTTAATACCCAAACACTTAAGGCCCCAGTTTGAAGAATTGCTGGGTATAAAAATAGAAGGTGATCTTTGTCCCGTTTGCCGTCACCGGTTAAAGCATGAATTTCACGGGGAATATGAGAAGTTTCCCGTGACCATGTCCGAATTCTCCATCCGTTCCCGCAAGGGCGTCGGGGTGGTGCCGCCGGTAGACCCCAACAACCAGGATACCTCAGTGCTATCCGGTTCGGTGGACATATCCAAGATGGACCTGTATGCTGAAGATGATCCGCGGGTTATGGCCCTGAACGGGGCTTTTAATGTGGGTAACCGGGGCATTGTGGAATTTATTGAAGTCTTTAAGAATGATGTGGAGTATCTGCACACCATGATCACCGCCACTCAGGAAAAATCCATTCCCTCCCCGGGCAAGGGTTCGATGATTTACTTTGACGGAATCATCCTGGCCCACTCCAATGAATCGGAATGGAACCGTTTCAAATCGGACCACACCAACGAGGCTATTCTGGACCGGATTGTCAAGGTGGAAGTACCCTATTGCCTGGAACTGGATGAAGAGGTCAAGATTTACCGCAAAATCCTGAAAAACAGTTCCTTTGCGGCCCATATCGCGCCGCATACCATCGAAGTGGCCTCCATGTTCGCCATTCTCAGCCGGCTGACGCCGTCAGCCAAAGTGGATGCCCTGACCAAGCTGAAAATTTACAATGGTGAGGAAATTGTGGAGAAAGGCTCCACCAAGAAGGTTGATGTGACTGAACTGCGGGATGAAGCTCGGCGGGAAGGCATGAGCGGTATATCCACCCGGTTTATTATGAAAGCGCTGGGGGCCGCGCTGGCCGAAGCGGAAAACGACTGCATCAATCCGATTGCCGTGCTGGATACGCTGGTCAAAGCGGTGAAGGATATGGCGGTGGCTGACGATGAAAGGAAGCGGTACCTGAGCTTCTTGCAGGATGTGCTAAAAAAAGAATACAACAAGATTCTGGAAAAAGAAGTGACCAAGGCGTTTATTCACGGCTACCAGGAGCAGGCCGAAAGTCTGTTCAACAACTACCTGGACCATGCCGAGGCGTTTGTTAATGCCACTAAGATCAAGGACCGCAACACCGGCGAGGAATTGGAACCGGATGTGAAGTTTTTGCAATCCATTGAGGAGCAGATCGGCATTGGCGGTACGGCGGCCCTTGGGTTCCGGCAGGATGTGACGGCTTATATGTTTTCCCTGCTGAGGAACGGTGCCAAGATCGACTATCGCAGTTACGAGCCGCTTAAGGAAGCTATAGAGAAGAAGCTGACCGTTTCGGTGAAAGAACTGTCGCGCGTGGTAACCAAAGCCAGAGTGCGCGACGGCGAACAGGACGGGAAGTATAACGCTATGGTGGAGGAAATGAAACGAAACGGCTATTGCGATCATTGCTGCAATGTCATTCTAAAATACGCCGCCAATAATCTTTGGAAGGATTAA
- the yhbH gene encoding sporulation protein YhbH, which translates to MALFKEGSLTSSDRSQWDRKRHRQLVEEAIKKNMGGIIAEESIIGQDGNKKIKIPVKGIKEYQFIYGKNTPGTGSGSGGEQRGQVVGKDGEQQGPGQGAQAGNEAGEDIFETEITLDELVQYLFEDLQLPDMERKKFSVVETERKVKLSGYQKKGIPPRLAKKRTLTEKIKRVKSGLRAAEGICESEERQGFIEDDLRYRRVKNEIHRNSNGVVICIMDTSGSMDQTRKYLARSFYFLLYQFVRYRYEQVEVVFIAHTTEAKEVDEQEFFHKGESGGTFISSGYAKALEIIEERYNPAVWNIYAFHCSDGDNWEQDDAKAVELAGKLCELCNLFGYGEVAAHHGYSTIRRKFQEQLNQDNFIMAQMQTKEDVWPAFKRILEKEGAGGEAT; encoded by the coding sequence ATGGCTCTTTTCAAAGAAGGAAGCCTCACCTCATCTGACCGTTCGCAATGGGACCGGAAGCGGCACAGACAATTGGTGGAGGAAGCCATTAAGAAAAACATGGGCGGCATTATTGCCGAGGAAAGCATCATCGGCCAGGACGGGAATAAAAAGATCAAGATTCCGGTCAAGGGAATCAAGGAATACCAGTTTATTTACGGTAAAAATACGCCGGGAACAGGTTCGGGCAGCGGCGGCGAACAGCGGGGGCAGGTTGTCGGCAAGGACGGGGAACAGCAAGGGCCGGGACAAGGTGCTCAGGCGGGCAACGAGGCCGGTGAGGATATTTTTGAAACGGAAATTACCCTGGATGAACTGGTGCAATATCTGTTCGAGGATTTGCAATTGCCTGATATGGAACGCAAAAAATTCTCGGTGGTGGAAACCGAGCGGAAGGTTAAGCTGTCCGGCTATCAGAAGAAAGGCATTCCGCCGCGGCTGGCTAAAAAGCGGACGCTGACGGAAAAAATCAAGCGGGTCAAATCAGGCTTGCGGGCAGCAGAAGGTATATGCGAGAGTGAAGAGCGGCAGGGCTTTATCGAAGACGATCTCCGCTATCGCCGGGTGAAAAACGAAATCCACCGCAACTCCAACGGAGTGGTTATCTGCATTATGGATACGTCGGGCTCGATGGACCAGACCCGCAAATATCTGGCCCGGAGCTTTTACTTCTTGTTATATCAGTTTGTCCGGTACCGCTACGAGCAGGTCGAGGTGGTTTTCATCGCCCATACGACAGAAGCGAAAGAAGTGGACGAGCAGGAATTTTTCCACAAAGGGGAATCGGGCGGCACCTTTATCAGCAGCGGCTATGCCAAGGCACTGGAGATCATTGAGGAGCGCTACAATCCGGCAGTCTGGAATATTTACGCTTTTCACTGCTCTGACGGCGATAACTGGGAGCAGGACGACGCCAAGGCCGTTGAACTGGCTGGGAAACTATGCGAATTATGCAATCTGTTCGGTTATGGTGAAGTGGCGGCCCATCATGGCTACAGCACCATTCGCCGCAAATTTCAGGAGCAGTTGAATCAGGATAATTTCATCATGGCGCAGATGCAGACCAAAGAGGATGTATGGCCGGCCTTTAAACGGATTTTGGAGAAAGAAGGGGCGGGAGGTGAGGCTACATGA
- a CDS encoding SpoVR family protein, with amino-acid sequence MTAEYTLQQLTDWNGRIEEYVRESGLDCYEQHFEICSYEDMLCYEAYVGMPSHYPHWSYGKAYERQKTFYQHNLSGLPYEMVINSDPCLAYLMKDNTLLLQILTMAHVYGHNDFFKNNRLFRRDTRAELTLEVFKAHAGRVRAYIQDPSIGPEAVERVLDAAHALRFQTSRNGPGKLPDRDTLRREAQEAIPERLQNDLLGFLAERGRLTDWERDLVSLVREEALYFIPQIETKIMNEGWASYWHYQILQKLELPQALHLEFLQRHNLVIRPHQGRVNPYFIGFKLFEYLDKTLGREQIFRVRAEERDQSFLRRYLTRELCEELHLFVYQKQGDDIVVTEVPDEEGWKQVRDELAGSVGVGGMPAITPKKVDQGTLILEHQYDGRELELNYARETLKYAARLWGGTVKLPTVIDGKARQLSSDEMPEIKGRL; translated from the coding sequence ATGACGGCGGAATATACGCTGCAGCAGCTGACCGACTGGAACGGGCGCATTGAGGAATATGTCCGGGAAAGCGGACTTGACTGCTATGAACAGCATTTTGAGATTTGCAGCTACGAAGATATGCTCTGTTATGAAGCCTATGTGGGCATGCCGTCCCACTATCCCCACTGGAGCTACGGCAAGGCATATGAACGGCAAAAGACCTTCTATCAGCACAATCTGAGCGGACTGCCCTATGAAATGGTCATTAACTCCGATCCCTGCCTGGCCTATCTCATGAAGGATAATACGTTGCTGCTGCAGATTCTGACCATGGCCCATGTGTACGGGCATAATGACTTTTTTAAGAACAACCGCCTGTTCCGTCGTGATACCCGGGCCGAACTGACGCTGGAGGTCTTTAAAGCCCATGCCGGCCGGGTACGTGCTTACATTCAGGACCCCAGCATTGGCCCTGAAGCGGTGGAGCGGGTTTTGGATGCTGCTCATGCCCTGCGGTTTCAAACCTCCCGTAACGGACCGGGCAAACTGCCTGACCGGGATACGCTGCGCCGGGAGGCGCAGGAAGCCATACCGGAGCGGCTGCAGAACGATCTGTTGGGCTTCCTGGCCGAGCGGGGGCGCTTGACCGACTGGGAACGGGACCTGGTAAGCCTGGTTCGTGAGGAAGCACTGTATTTTATTCCCCAGATCGAAACCAAGATTATGAACGAAGGCTGGGCCAGCTATTGGCACTATCAGATTTTGCAAAAGCTGGAGCTGCCTCAGGCGCTGCACCTGGAGTTCCTGCAGCGGCACAATCTGGTGATTCGGCCCCATCAAGGCCGGGTCAATCCGTATTTTATCGGCTTCAAGCTATTTGAATACCTGGATAAGACGCTGGGCCGCGAACAGATATTCCGGGTACGGGCCGAGGAACGGGATCAGTCGTTTTTGCGGCGCTACCTGACCAGAGAACTGTGCGAGGAGTTGCACCTTTTCGTTTATCAGAAACAGGGTGATGATATAGTGGTCACCGAAGTGCCCGATGAAGAAGGCTGGAAACAGGTCAGAGATGAGTTGGCCGGTTCGGTCGGGGTGGGGGGCATGCCTGCCATCACGCCGAAGAAGGTCGACCAGGGCACGCTTATTCTGGAGCACCAATATGACGGCCGGGAACTGGAACTGAATTATGCCCGGGAAACCCTGAAATACGCCGCCCGTCTTTGGGGCGGCACGGTGAAGCTGCCTACCGTTATTGACGGCAAGGCCAGACAGTTGAGCAGTGACGAGATGCCGGAGATCAAAGGAAGGTTGTAA
- a CDS encoding MurR/RpiR family transcriptional regulator produces the protein MAKGVSVIDQIFSCYHELFEAEKRVADYILAQPEQVIDMTVSELAEVSAASNATIIRFCKKCGCQGFQHLKIRIARESAVVQEKQPSGTIHMDDLEQSLHNIVINKCEEIKQTLYNIPLEELRTMVDRIKEARFVLFAALGNTIPVALDGAYKLNQLGITALCSPIWESQMAMAHTLTSEDVVIAISASGESKKLLTLVDRAQERGAAVLAITNYAKSSLALRCPYHIHTVARERLFFPNFSFAFTRLAAMSVMETFFFLLASSKAGAQECIAVHEQTIADDKT, from the coding sequence ATGGCCAAGGGAGTATCGGTTATTGACCAGATTTTTTCCTGTTATCACGAATTGTTTGAGGCGGAAAAACGGGTGGCCGACTATATTCTGGCTCAGCCGGAACAGGTCATTGATATGACTGTCTCGGAATTGGCGGAAGTCAGTGCGGCCAGCAATGCTACCATTATCCGGTTTTGCAAAAAATGCGGCTGTCAGGGGTTTCAGCATCTAAAGATCCGGATTGCCCGGGAATCGGCGGTAGTGCAGGAAAAACAGCCTTCCGGTACGATTCATATGGACGATTTGGAGCAGTCATTGCACAATATTGTGATTAATAAATGTGAAGAGATAAAACAAACGCTATATAATATCCCGCTGGAAGAACTCCGGACGATGGTCGACCGTATTAAAGAAGCCCGGTTTGTTTTATTTGCGGCGCTGGGCAACACCATTCCGGTGGCGCTGGATGGGGCCTATAAGCTCAATCAACTGGGAATCACGGCGCTGTGTTCACCTATCTGGGAAAGTCAGATGGCCATGGCTCATACGTTAACCTCAGAGGATGTGGTGATTGCCATTTCTGCCTCCGGCGAGTCCAAGAAACTGTTGACGTTAGTGGACCGGGCGCAGGAACGGGGCGCGGCTGTTCTGGCCATAACCAATTATGCCAAATCGTCTTTGGCACTACGGTGTCCTTATCATATTCATACCGTGGCCCGGGAACGGCTGTTTTTCCCCAATTTCAGCTTTGCCTTTACCAGGCTGGCGGCGATGTCGGTGATGGAGACATTTTTCTTTTTGCTGGCCAGCAGCAAGGCCGGCGCTCAGGAATGCATTGCCGTCCATGAGCAGACCATCGCCGATGATAAGACATAA
- a CDS encoding Gfo/Idh/MocA family protein, with product MTNLRWGILGPGNIAADFAQALQAVNGGVYAVGARSLAKAEAFARQYAVEKVYGSYDELLKDDALDIVYLATPHSHHYEYIMRSLEQGKHVLCEKAITVNGRQLQEAAALAKKKNLILAEAMTLYHMPLYAKLRQIVQSGQIGRLKMIQVSFGSCKEYDVTNRFFSKELAGGALLDIGTYALSFARYFLSAPPQEILTTMKPFETGVDEQSGIILKNNRDEMAVVALTMRAKMPKRGIVAGETGFITVDNFPRADRAVIQYLDGRTEVVADGDTAQALAYEVAAISQCVARGEGGYLDLSLDIMDIMDEVRRQWNIRYPFE from the coding sequence ATGACTAATTTGCGTTGGGGCATTCTTGGTCCGGGTAATATCGCTGCCGATTTCGCCCAAGCCCTTCAAGCGGTGAATGGCGGTGTTTATGCCGTGGGAGCCAGATCGTTGGCGAAGGCCGAAGCTTTCGCCAGACAGTATGCGGTGGAAAAAGTATATGGCAGCTACGATGAGCTACTTAAGGATGACGCTTTGGATATTGTCTATCTGGCGACGCCGCACAGTCACCATTATGAGTATATTATGCGGAGCCTGGAACAAGGCAAGCATGTATTGTGCGAAAAGGCGATTACGGTAAATGGCCGGCAACTGCAGGAAGCGGCCGCCTTGGCGAAAAAGAAGAATCTTATTCTGGCGGAAGCAATGACTCTCTACCATATGCCGCTGTACGCCAAACTGCGGCAAATCGTTCAGTCCGGACAAATCGGCCGGTTGAAAATGATTCAGGTTTCGTTCGGCAGTTGCAAGGAGTATGATGTGACCAACCGGTTTTTCAGCAAGGAACTGGCCGGTGGGGCTTTGCTCGATATCGGCACTTACGCTTTGTCCTTTGCCCGCTACTTTTTGTCGGCGCCGCCGCAGGAAATCTTAACGACCATGAAACCTTTTGAAACCGGTGTAGATGAACAATCAGGCATCATTCTGAAAAACAACAGGGATGAAATGGCGGTGGTGGCCCTGACCATGCGGGCCAAAATGCCTAAACGGGGTATTGTGGCCGGCGAGACCGGCTTTATTACCGTTGATAATTTCCCGCGGGCCGACCGGGCGGTGATTCAATATCTGGACGGCCGGACCGAAGTAGTAGCGGACGGCGATACGGCGCAGGCCCTGGCTTATGAAGTGGCGGCCATCAGCCAATGTGTCGCTCGCGGCGAAGGCGGTTATCTGGACCTGTCGCTGGACATTATGGACATTATGGATGAAGTCCGGCGGCAGTGGAATATACGGTATCCGTTTGAATAA